The Pseudochaenichthys georgianus chromosome 8, fPseGeo1.2, whole genome shotgun sequence genome has a segment encoding these proteins:
- the kat2a gene encoding histone acetyltransferase KAT2A, whose translation MSDPTAQALQPRLLQAQSVGSAGSSTAATVSGSGSSDPARPGLSQQQRASQKKAQVRAFPRAKKLEKLGVFSACKANDTCKCNGWKNPNPPSATRMDLQLQAASLSEPCRSCGHALADHVSHLENVSEEEINRLLGMVVDVENLFMSVHKEEDTDTKQVYFYLFKLLRKCILQMSQPVVEGSLGSPPFEKPNIEQGVLNFVQYKFSHLAPKERQTMFELSKMFLLCLNYWKLETPTQYRQRTQKDDGTAYKVDYTRWLCYCHVPQSNDSLPRYETTHVFGRSLLKSIFTVTRRQLLEKFRVEKDKLLPEKRTLILTHFPKFLSMLEEEIYGDNSPIWEADFTMPAADGTQLGHQTVISPAAVSGSPALSKGLSSISSLGSADTGGAEPITGEKRKLPEVLTLEDAKRIRVMGDIPMELVNEVMMTITDPAAMLGPETNLLTPNAARDETARLEERRGIIEFHVIGNSLSQKSNKKILMWLVGLQNVFSHQLPRMPKEYITRLVFDPKHKTLALIKDGRVIGGICFRMFPTQGFTEIVFCAVTSNEQVKGYGTHLMNHLKEYHIKHNILYFLTYADEYAIGYFKKQGFSKDIKVPKTRYLGYIKDYEGATLMECELNPRIPYTELSHIIKRQKEIIKKLIERKQTQIRKVYPGLTCFKEGVRQIPVESIPGIRETGWKPSNKDKGKEVKDPDMLYNMLKNLLAQIKTHPDAWPFMEPVKKSEAPDYYEIIRFPIDLKTMTERLKNRYYVTKKLFIADLQRIITNCREYNPPDSEYCKSANTLEKFFYFKLKDGGLIEK comes from the exons ATGTCGGACCCGACGGCGCAGGCCTTGCAACCCCGGCTTCTCCAAGCCCAGTCTGTCGGCTCAGCTGGGTCCAGCACTGCCGCCACAGTCTCCGGGTCAGGGAGTAGTGACCCGGCCAGACCAGGACTTAGTCAACAACAGCGTGCAAGCCAGAAGAAAGCTCAAGTCCGAGCTTTCCCACGGGCGAAAAAGCTTGAGAAACTTGGCGTATTCTCCGCCTGCAAG GCCAATGACACATGCAAGTGCAATGGATGGAAAAACCCAAATCCACCATCAGCCACACGGATGGACCTGCAGCTGCAAGCCGCCAGCCTGAGCGAGCCCTGCCGCAGCTGTGGACATGCTCTGG CTGACCATGTGTCCCACTTGGAGAATGTATCCGAGGAGGAGATAAACAGGCTGTTGGGCATGGTGGTGGATGTAGAGAACCTTTTTATGTCTGTACACAAAGAGGAGGACACTGACACAAAACAGGTCTACTTCTACCTATTCAAG CTGCTGAGGAAATGCATCCTGCAGATGAGCCAGCCAGTCGTAGAGGGATCCCTCGGAAGTCCTCCCTTCGAAAAACCCAACATTGAGCAG GGTGTTTTGAATTTTGTTCAGTATAAGTTCAGCCACCTGGCACCAAAGGAAAGGCAGACCATGTTTGAGCTGTCAAAGATGTTCCTCTTGTGCCTCAATTACTGGAAGCTGGAAACCCCTACGCAGTACCGCCAGCGCACCCAGAAAGACGATGGGACAGCCTATAAAGTGGACTACAccag GTGGCTGTGCTACTGCCACGTCCCCCAGAGTAACGACAGCCTGCCGCGCTATGAGACCACGCACGTGTTCGGCCGCAGCTTGCTCAAGTCCATCTTCACTGTGACCCGGCGGCAGCTCCTGGAGAAGTTCAGAGTGGAGAAGGATAAACTGCTCCCAGAGAAACGCACACTCATCCTTACACACTTCCCCAA GTTCCTGTCCATGCTGGAGGAGGAAATCTATGGCGATAATTCACCCATCTGGGAGGCTGACTTCACGATGCCCGCCGCTGACGGCACGCAGCTGGGACATCAGACAG TGATCAGTCCGGCTGCAGTCTCCGGCTCCCCCGCTCTGTCCAAAGGTCTGAGCAGCATCTCCTCTCTGGGCAGTGCAGACACCGGAGGAGCAGAGCCCATCACAG GAGAGAAACGTAAACTTCCGGAGGTGTTGACCCTGGAGGACGCTAAGCGGATCCGTGTGATGGGAGACATTCCTATGGAGCTGGTCAATGAAGTCATGATGACCATCACTGACCCCGCTGCAATGCTCGGACCAGAG ACTAATCTGCTGACCCCAAACGCTGCCCGTGATGAGACGGCCAGGCTGGAGGAGAGGCGGGGAATCATCGAGTTCCACGTCATTGGAAACTCACTTTCCCAGAAGTCCAACAAGAAGATCCTGATGTGGCTGGTGGGCCTGCAGAATGTGTTCTCGCATCAGTTACCTCGCATGCCCAAAGAGTACATCACACGGCTGGTGTTCGACCC GAAGCACAAGACCCTCGCCCTTATCAAAGATGGCCGCGTCATCGGAGGCATCTGTTTTAGGATGTTTCCCACTCAGGGCTTCACAGAAATCGTCTTCTGTGCCGTCACATCCAATGAGCAAGTCAAG GGCTATGGTACCCACCTGATGAACCACCTGAAGGAGTACCACATCAAACACAACATCCTCTATTTCCTCACCTACGCCGACGAGTACGCCATCGGCTACTTCAAGAAGCAG GGCTTTTCCAAAGACATCAAAGTGCCGAAGACTCGTTACCTGGGATACATCAAAGACTACGAGGGAGCGACCCTCATGGAGTGTGAGCTGAACCCCAGAATCCCCTACACTGAGCTCTCTCATATCATTAAAAGACAGAAGGAG ATTATTAAGAAGCTGATTGAGAGAAAACAGACCCAGATCAGGAAGGTTTACCCAGGTCTCACCTGCTTCAAAGAAGGCGTGCGGCAGATCCCGGTGGAGAGCATTCCAGGCATAA GAGAGACCGGCTGGAAACCCAGTAACAAGGACAAAGG GAAAGAGGTGAAGGACCCTGATATGTTATACAACATGTTGAAGAACCTCCTGGCCCAGATTAAG ACTCATCCTGATGCCTGGCCCTTCATGGAACCAGTGAAAAAATCTGAGGCTCCAGATTACTACGAGATCATCCGCTTTCCCATCG ACCTGAAAACCATGACGGAGAGACTGAAGAACAGATACTATGTGACCAAGAAGCTTTTCATTGCCGACCTGCAGCGAATCATCACCAACTGTCGTGAGTACAACCCTCCGGACAGCGAGTACTGCAAGAGTGCCAACACCTTGGAGAAGTTCTTCTACTTCAAATTAAAAGACGGAGGCTTGATCGAGAAATGA
- the dhx58 gene encoding ATP-dependent RNA helicase DHX58, producing the protein MEGFELYAYQKEVAERALHKENIIIWLPTGGGKTRAAVYVAKKHLKATPRAKVVVLVNKVHLVDQHYKNEFEPHLGRDYKVLPVSGETVEKDFFGKVLQEKDVVICTAQLLHNALISKEEDRHVDLSDITLLIIDECHHTNKEGVYNKVMTFYLEKKLKGEKSLPQILGLTASPGTGGATDLHKAVEHVLQICANLDSAIVSTKNFVTELNEKVPRPKKQFDIVDARPKDPFGDQLKSMMLIIHEFMNIPPDFRLRQCGTQEYEADVVELEKRGVKKVDRLLAQCALHLRQYNDALLINDTLRMTDAYLSLEDFYSKITREIDGTDIFLVGLFQENQVELEILATDSRYGNPKMDKLKSTLLEQFVPSENSKGIIFSKTRKSTHCLNDWVLNDKELKEAGIKPAILTGAGNSISHMTLNEQSETIRKFRRGAVNLLVSTSVAEEGLDIPECNLVVRYGLLTNEIAQQQASGRARAKDSLYSVVAQKGGREVRREHTNDYLKELTEKAITKVQEMSPREFSKKIAALQREAAIQRSLDEKLKMEKRSRYPAASVNLVCRSCFTSVASGSDLRLLDGVHYVNVNPDFEKNYKVGGQVVLEKSFEDWEPGCKVCCRECDKDWGFEMKYKGDVLLPNLSIKNLALDTPNNGRLTLKKWKDIPFIVEDFSYEEYCNENHPDFFD; encoded by the exons ATGGAAGGTTTTGAACTGTATGCATACCAGAAGGAAGTGGCTGAGAGAGCTCTTCACAAAGAAAACATCATCATTTGGCTGCCGACAGGAGGTGGAAAGACCCGAGCTGCTGTCTATGTGGCCAAAAAACACCTGAAGGCCACCCCACGGGCCAAGGTGGTGGTCCTGGTGAACAAG GTTCACCTTGTAGATCAACATTACAAGAATGAGTTCGAACCTCACCTGGGCCGAGACTACAAAGTGTTGCCTGTCAGCGGAGAGACAGTGGAGAAGGACTTCTTTGGGAAAGTGTTGCAAGAAAAGGACGTTGTCATCTGCACAGCACAGCTTTTGCATAACGCTCTGATAAGCAAGGAGGAGGACAGACATGTGGACCTCTCAG ATATTACTCTACTGATAATCGATGAGTGTCACCACACCAACAAAGAGGGAGTCTACAACAAGGTGATGACATTCTACCTGGAGAAAAAACTAAAAGGAGAGAAATCATTGCCACAGATCCTGGGTCTCACTGCATCACCGGGGACAGGGGGTGCAACAGACTTACACAAAGCTGTGGAGCACGTACTGCAG ATTTGTGCCAACCTTGACTCAGCCATAGTTTCAACTAAAAACTTTGTCACTGAGCTGAATGAGAAAGTCCCCAGGCCCAAAAAGCAGTTTGACATTGTGGACGCAAGACCTAAG GATCCGTTCGGGGATCAACTGAAGTCCATGATGCTGATAATCCATGAGTTCATGAACATTCCTCCAGACTTCAGACTGAGACAGTGTGGCACTCAAGAGTATGAGGCAGATGTGGTGGAACTCGAGAAGAGAG GAGTCAAAAAGGTCGACAGACTGCTTGCACAATGTGCACTTCACCTCCGACAGTACAACGATGCCTTGCTCATCAACGACACGCTGCGGATGACAGATGCCTATCTCTCCCTGGAGGACTTCTACAGCAAGATAACCAGAGAAATTGATGGAACAGACATCTTCCTGGTGGGGCTTTTCCAAG AGAATCAGGTGGAGCTGGAGATATTGGCAACAGATTCTCGCTATGGGAACCCAAAGATGGACAAACTAAAAAGCACTCTGCTAGAACAGTTTGTTCCAAGTGAGAATTCGAAGGGGATCATTTTCAGCAAAACCCGTAAAAGCACCCACTGCCTGAACGACTGGGTCCTCAACGATAAAGAGTTAAAGGAAGCGGGTATCAAGCCAGCCATCCTCACTGGAGCTGGCAACAGTATCTCTCACATGACATTG AACGAGCAGTCAGAAACAATCCGCAAATTCCGCCGAGGTGCTGTCAACCTGCTGGTCTCCACCAGTGTGGCAGAAGAAGGCCTCGACATCCCTGAATGCAACCTGGTGGTACGCTACGGACTGCTTACAAATGAGATTGCCCAGCAGCAGGCCAGCGGACGCGCCCGAGCAAAAGACAGCCTGTATTCAGTGGTCGCCCAGAAAGGGGGGCGGGAAGTGAGGCGAGAGCACACCAATGATTATCTGAAAGAGCTGACAGAAAAAGCTATTACTAAGGTCCAAGAGATGAGCCCCCGAGAGTTCTCCAAAAAG ATAGCTGCACTGCAAAGGGAGGCAGCTATTCAAAGGAGTCTTGATGAGAAACTCAAAATGGAGAAGAGGAGTCGCTACCCTGCTGCTAGTGTCAACCTGGTGTGTCGAAGTTGCTTCACCTCTGTGGCCTCTGGCAGTGACCTGAGACTCCTGGATGGTGTGCACTATGTCAACGTCAATCCTGACTTTGA GAAAAACTACAAAGTCggtgggcaggtggtgctggAAAAGAGTTTTGAGGACTGGGAGCCTGGGTGTAAGGTCTGCTGCAGAGAATGCGACAAG GACTGGGGATTTGAGATGAAATACAAGGGAGATGTCCTGCTGCCAAATCTAAGCATTAAGAATTTAGCCCTGGATACCCCCAATAACGGCAGGCTCACTTTGAAAAAGTGGAAGGATATCCCTTTCATTGTGGAGGACTTCAGCTATGAAGAGTACTGCAATGAGAACCACCCCGACTTCTTCGATtga